The following coding sequences are from one Methanosarcina sp. WWM596 window:
- a CDS encoding HEAT repeat domain-containing protein, whose product MQSVAAIYAVFVAIFALSLQHNKKNISLAADVLKPPFKNVSCNIVVIMYFNGLILLILSFYNPLELKIKILLFGSLVSLLISLVVIMNSSFHILTNVAGLITNDEKFTMIEDCIQDPRAFDPLIQMLNDDNENVREAAVSALGQRKDPRAFDPLTQMLYDSSSNVRETAVSALGQSKDPRAVGLLIQMLDDPEVNVKESAIFALCQSGDSRVVDPLFRIFNDPDTNTYIRKYSEEALERLGRLNKNTK is encoded by the coding sequence ATGCAATCTGTAGCCGCAATATATGCTGTGTTTGTTGCAATTTTTGCGTTAAGTCTACAGCATAACAAAAAGAATATTAGTTTAGCTGCAGATGTGTTAAAACCACCATTTAAAAATGTATCTTGTAATATTGTTGTCATTATGTATTTTAATGGATTAATACTTTTGATTTTAAGTTTTTATAACCCTCTAGAATTAAAAATTAAAATTTTATTATTTGGTTCTTTAGTTTCACTACTCATATCCTTAGTTGTAATTATGAACTCTTCTTTTCATATATTAACTAACGTGGCAGGCTTAATAACTAATGATGAAAAATTTACTATGATTGAAGATTGCATTCAAGATCCAAGAGCATTTGATCCACTAATTCAAATGTTAAATGATGATAATGAAAATGTTAGAGAGGCTGCAGTATCTGCTCTCGGTCAGAGAAAAGATCCAAGAGCATTTGATCCGCTTACTCAAATGCTATACGATTCTAGTTCAAATGTTAGAGAAACTGCAGTATCTGCTCTCGGTCAGAGTAAAGATCCAAGAGCAGTTGGGCTGCTTATTCAAATGTTAGATGATCCTGAGGTAAATGTCAAAGAGTCTGCAATATTTGCTCTCTGTCAGAGTGGAGACTCAAGAGTAGTTGATCCTCTTTTTCGAATATTTAATGATCCTGATACAAATACATATATAAGAAAGTATTCAGAAGAAGCTCTTGAGAGATTAGGGAGATTAAATAAAAATACAAAATAA
- a CDS encoding TIR domain-containing protein — protein MAKKKVFVSFDYENDKHYKFLLEAWDANSNFEFNFSDKTAHEINSDNVSRIKAGLTAKINEATCVLVIIGREANKRHQDSVLIGDINWINWEINKAKELEKGLVAVKIDKSYESPLAILNSNASWAMSFTQDAVIKALFNCKE, from the coding sequence ATGGCTAAGAAGAAAGTTTTTGTTAGTTTTGACTATGAAAATGACAAGCACTATAAGTTTTTACTAGAAGCTTGGGATGCAAACTCAAATTTTGAGTTTAATTTTTCCGATAAAACTGCTCATGAAATTAACAGTGATAACGTCAGCAGAATTAAAGCAGGACTTACAGCAAAAATAAACGAAGCCACATGCGTTCTTGTAATAATAGGCAGAGAAGCAAATAAACGCCATCAGGACTCAGTATTGATTGGTGATATAAATTGGATCAATTGGGAAATTAACAAAGCAAAAGAATTAGAAAAAGGTTTAGTTGCAGTGAAGATTGATAAAAGTTATGAGTCGCCACTTGCAATTTTGAATTCCAATGCAAGTTGGGCTATGAGCTTTACGCAGGATGCAGTTATAAAAGCCCTATTTAACTGCAAGGAGTGA